A segment of the Corylus avellana chromosome ca2, CavTom2PMs-1.0 genome:
TCAACGGTAAGGCAGCACATTTTCGGTGGACCATGAATGAGCATGTGAGACTGGTACATACGTAAGAGTACATGTCTTCATCTTCTTTCCCACATGCATCGCAAGTGAAGGAGACTGATTTCCGCAGGAGCTTCAATGGGTGGTCGTGAAATTCAGGTTTTAGGGTGAAGGGTATAGAAGCGCATTTAAGATGAAGGTTAAAATTACAGCGAGGACAATTGTAAGCGAAGCCCTCGACTAATGCATTGCAGAAATAACACCACTTCTTGTTCTCAATTGGGATAACGCGGAGAAAAAGAGGATGTTTCGGGTGCAATGGGTGCGGCAACTTGCGGGGTTGTTCGCCACATGATTTGTGGAGGAAGAACTGGCACATTTGGCAACTGTAACTAAAACCCAATATTTCTTCCCTGCACCCCTCACAATCTCTTCTATAAGAAGATGTCGTGTAATAAGTCGAGGCCAAAGGATGGTGGTGGAAGAAATGCTGAAGTTCCATCTGTCTTTCTCTCTCCGTGTAATTTTCCTACGAGACAACTTTTTAATTAGCAATATCACAGGACATTTTTTATGGGTGTGACAGAGCATCCTTAATTTGTtataaagtgaaatttttagATGATGCACTCCTAAACTTGACACCGTATGGGTGTATTAATTGTTGTACGTTCCTAGTCCTTTGTCTCTCTCTTGAGACTTCAACTATGCCCTACACCAAAACGGGACTAATTATCTTCAAACTAAAAATGGCCCAACtactaaacaaaaaagaaaataaataaaaaaggacccAATTAAGCAATCTCCCAGTTTAGTGAACGATCCAATGAGGAAAAGAAGCTTACAAATGCATCgcaatttaagttaaaaagaacaGCTAAAACACATGTTTATGAACTGGACCTTTTCAGCATGCAAAGCTTCTTACATGCATTTCGCAGAAAGAAAAggcaaggaaaagaaaaaagaacaaagaaatcacACTTAAATCACATAACCAGTCATCAATGCTCACACCAGTGTTTTTTACGCTCTTGAAAGCAAAAGCAAgcaatattttatttgattgttatgtaaaaaaaaaaaaaaaaaaggatcgaTGGCAAGTATTCTCGTGGCTGATATGTTCaaactccatctctctctctctcttttaggCACACCGCAATGGCAGCAAAGGCAGAGAGACTTAATCTTCCGAtcacttttatcatattgaattAAAGCAAATTTGGAGAAGCTGAACTTTAAGAATCTAAAGAttaggaaagaaagaaagtcatGAAGGGGAGTTTAAAGTTTTTACCTCACTTTCAACTGCTTTGGTCGCCGAAGCTTTCCCAAATTCTGAAGGGCTCGTCGGAGTACGTGGGTGGCAGGAGATGGTGGCTACTCGATTTGGTGTAGTAATGGGAGCTAGGGAAGTGACCGGTCTCAAGGGTAGTGAAGATCGGTGCAACGctatataagaagaagaagaaggattgATAGCAAAAGTTTCTATATATCCTCGTCCAATAATGCAAGTATGAGCTTTCTATTTTGACTTTTCTAAATCGCATGTCTATTTTGACTTTTCTAAATCGCATGCCTGGAGTTCACCATAATTGGCCACATTCaagtaattttttcaaaaaatgtaaaattagtcaacGTGGTTTAgctgatttgtaattaactttttatagtataaaaataaattcaaaggtCATTGAGGTATatcagaaaaaaattttagtctCTACAGTTAAATTCtattcactgacttaacagttCTAATAGCGTGAAacgttagagccaataaaattgtgatacttgtcccATTTAAGTCAATGTAACACAAATGAAATCTcttaaattagtggacgaaatttgattatacggactaaattatttttgtgaCATACCTaagggacctttgagttcattttgataccataggaaactaattgtaaatcatataaaccacaatgactaagtttacattttttccataattaaaagtacaattttttttattttaattaccaCCTTTTTTAAAGCACCCTATCCCTTATTAGCTTTACTATTTTAACTATAAactttcatttaaatatttgttttcaaaaactttttttttttttttcaacttttttcaaagaataggaaatgaaagagataatttatattatttcttattcatttcGTGAGTGAATAGTATTCACTTAAAGATaatgagtactattcactcattaaaccaaaattattttttttgtgagattgttgaaagtgtttttttttgtaatttttagtgatttggctcaccaaattaacaaaaaaactagtttagtgaggcttaaaaaaaatgcttttagcgAGACTTTTTATACTTCCCAGCGGCAAATTTCTAGGATACCATAAAATGGCTCTATATTATTtatccaaaattcaatttttaatattcttattttttatcgAGAGGCTGTGATGGGAGGATATCATAGGAAATTTACTGCTACTATTACCCaaagctaaaagaaaagaaaagaaaagaaaagtcatTAAAAGTAGGGGTGAGAAGGCGGGCCCATTAACCACTAATTGTATTAATCGTTAACTacttttgaaagcggttagaaaaaattactaaacgcttatatatatatatatatgaaacgaaatcgtttttttgttttcaattttaaagaTACTAGTGTGAATGACATGGTATAGTCCACATGCTTAGTTTTATGTGTTATCTATCGCTATAattgttaatattataatttattattattattattattcaattttaagttttttctagaagtttagtattttttgtttttattttattaagggtaatttcgtcattaaaaaatattgataatattttgatagtttagaggATATCCTTAAttaagtgatagtttgagaggtttttttttttttttacattgtaAAAGGGACTCAACATCATACTGACGCGATTTGGTTTAACTAAAAAagtctaattaattaatcatataaCTTAACCAAATACCATGTATGAGTCATGATTTTTATAAtgaatcatattatatatatttattcggTAGGCCACCTCGATCGAGAGGTAGAACACTAACTGCCAAAACAATTTAACAAAGAGCAACGTTaataaacaaatgaacccaagcATCGGATATCGTGTGCAAGATGGCAAATGGATgaatattttgaatataaaaaaaaaaaatggaggtcgGCATGTGGTGTGACACGAGATATGCTTCTCTTCACCGCCATctctcttaaattttattttattttattttgaaaaggtcAAGATGCACTCACATGATATGGTGAATAGATGGTCCTGGGAATGAAGCGAAGCATATCTCGGTATGACAGTATGGCGGATGAGAGCCAACGATACTCTTCATACAAAAGAGCAAATGGGGCACATGCACTGGTCCCaaaaatacataattaaaaataaaagcatgcaTCCCGCGTCGATATGATCGCCCACAGTCAGACGGACTCAAATTTCTGGGAAGACACAATTAATCACAGATTTTTAAACACGGGAATCTGGACCTTGATTCCCGTTTTTAAAAATCTGTGATttaaatgcattaaaaaaatatagaaaaaaaaaggttgcgtTGGCATACAGTGCACATGCAGCTGATGCTTTAACAGATATTCTATATACTATTCTCTTTCTTATGTTtagaaaaagttttaaaaaaattacaaaaatttactTATATTATTTAACCAACTTTCAAGATTGTTACAATGTTTCTCAATGTGTAGagaatcatttttaattttttatacactattttaatataaacactTATATTTcgtctctcttttattttttttttgtctttaattgaagattgtgttaaaattttgtgaaaaaagtgatgGTAGAtatgaaacttgtattttgtaaaaaaaataatattttaatggtatagggaAATGTAAGAGAAGTTactgttaaatatattttcataggaaatcaaaaagtagttttatttcttaaacttgaggaaaatcaaatggaaaatgTTGCTAAACGTAGATTTTATTAAAAGGAAAGGAATAGAGATTTTATTAACAATGCAtgtgatctatatatatatatatataatcaacaggaaaaagaaaaagaaaaaaaaaaagaaaagaaaggaaagactaaagaaaaaagcaaagaacATGCATTAGAATcggcaaaagaaaaagaaaagcaaatctTGTTAAGCAACATTCATAGGTCTCACTCAACCCGAAAATACTTTAATTACTGGCATCGTTAAACTTAGCATATCGATCTGCTTATGTATTGCGTTCAAAACAATCGAAAAAGTTAAAGACAAGCAGGTCCTCTAGATTCTAATATTAACTCTATCCGAAAATATTTTACCTACAATATTGTTAAACATGTCATATATACTTATGTATTGTGTTCAAAACCATCATTGAAAAGGTTAAGACAAGCAAATCCTCTAGATTCTAATGTAGACTCCATTTGAAAATACCTTACCTACATTGTTAAATTTTGCATACCTGTTTTTGTATTGCATTCAAAACCATCATCGAAAAAGTTAAGACAAGCAAGTTCtttaattagattttaaaatGCTAACGTACACCATCCGAAAATACTCTACAATAGATTTGCGTATTTGTTTATGTATTGTCTTCAAAGCCATCATTGTAAAAGTTAAGAGAGACAAATCCTCttgatttcaatattgaatCCATCCAAAAATACTTTAACTACATTGTTAAACTTTGCATATCTACTACTTTGTATTGTGTTCAAAATCATTATTAGAAAAGTTAAATAAGTAGGTCATCTacaatggaagaaaatgaaatagataaccttgatgttagagtatatgataAGAATCTAAACCTTGCCATAGCCATTCCCATTACCCATGagttaatacttaaattatctAAAGAGAGTAACATCAAGTTTGAATTGTATTCCATTCTATTTCTCAAGATGGACAAAATGTAGGATACAGATGCCAAGAGTAGTTGATGACACAAATTACATCCCATAAATAGAAGAGGACAACTAAATCTACAATTTCATTTATGTTTGCCAATCACAAGCATTTTCCCTATGTAAACTGAAGCAGAGGCTAGCTATGGCAGGAGCTATAATCCTGACAGATGGAATTTTCTGCCACTATAACCCAAAGCTGGGAACAATAACAGAGAAAAAGGGAAGGCATTAAAGAATAAACTTTTGTGAGCTCAGTCAGATGCTTGGCTGGAACCTGGACCCACAAATTGTTTTTCCGAGTAATTCTAAGAAACCTATTTATGTcttactaaaaatgatgtggctattaaaattattattgggcttgtgattaatcataAATTAAGTTTTGATCCaagagtaattttaatagccacatcattcttaataagaTACAAGTAGAACACAATTAAGTAGGCTATTTATAATTACTCTGTTTTTCCTGCTTCTATCTTGATTAACATGTTTCACGAGCATGTAACACACGAGAGTGTTCCTGCAGATGGAGCTGGACTTCCTCGCCTCAAACAGTTTCAGCAACAATTGGCCCAAAACTGTAATATGATGATTCAAGTGTTGCAGATACTTcaataacagaaaataaaagaatttaaaatattcagacaatttttaagtgttaaatttTCAACATTAGGAAAGTGAGAAAGTCATGAAGTGGGAGTTTGAAGTTTTTAATTACCTCATTCTCAACTGTTGTAAAATAGGGTTAATACCTTTTTAGTATctaggttttcatttttttatttttatttttcacctaacttttaatttgtatcataaattatgcttgacttatgggtaaataccagTTTAGTACCACTGTCATCATTCCATCAATCAAACTAACGGACTGACATGTGTCATAACAAAAACATATCACGTGTcctaacagaaaaaaaaaaatcatacaaataatttaaataattaaaaaaattaaaaaaaaaaaaaaaaaagacgaggGTGGCCCGGCCACTCCATTTTGGCCCATGGAGGTGGCCGGACAccccccattttggccattgtgAATTTGTGAGCCACCCTAGGGCAGGCATGTGGTGGCCGAAATTAGTTTGGAAGGTATTAAATTGGTCTTTATCCATAAGtcaggtaccatttgtgatatgATTAGAAACCTAggtgagaaaaaatatataaaaagtgaaaacatGGGTACTAAAAAGGTTATTAACCCTTCCCCTTCCTTcaacactattcacttcatttttccaaaaaaaataaacataaaaatattctcatttttttttttcactttttatatcaaatcattcactttttatattacattatttactttttactactatttaaataaataataaattactacaaaacaaaactttttcacttttccaaactaatttttcacatttttatatcaaacatttttactttttttttcacatcaatttacATTAGTTACAGTGTCCAGGATAAAAGGTTTTAACAAACACACCCGTAATCCCTCTAAGCAGGCTCAATGAGCATGTTTGCCAAAGAACTAGACTAGACCAGACCCAAAGACCCAAAAAGattcatctcaaaatcaactccaacattcttactttatacatcacattaattactttttattactatttaaatacaaaaattactacaaaacaattttttcttcacttttcattcaaaatattcttactttttttttcacatcagtTAAATCTACTACGGTTCCTGTCCACTCCCTTTTTAAattctttgccaaacacactcaTTATTTTTGCACAAATTCTAAAGCCGGGGCAGGGGAAGGGCTAAATTTTATGATTGATTATCACTTCATGGACTCTCAAAGTTGGAATTACCAACTTGTATATTTAACGTAGACATTGAAGTAATAGGGCGCAAAGCTACGCCCTTTTGACTCTAATACAATTCACGTTATCAAGACACAATTTTCTAATTACCCACCTTCATTTACTATTTCCTCTCCCaattatttatttccatttatttgttttgccCTATTCATCATTCTGATCAAATATTATTGGTATTACTAAAACAAAAGTGCCAATTTCATTTAACTAATACTACGACGGCTTCCTTACTTCATACATGCTCTAAGGATAAGTATAATTATGACTATGAAACCATAGTGCTACCCGATAACAATTCGAACAAGACTAATATATAACCCACTTTACTAGAGCTAGATTTGAATCACTTTCTAGAGGTTCcaattttttacacaaattATAAATCTATTACAAATTTATCATAAAATTATCGAGttagaatattatataattgagtttgggttaatttgggttgatctaaattaatttgtttaataaacgggtcaatCTTAAGCCAACTTGCTTAACTCAGGAGTAACTTCCATAACCatgtaaattaaattaaatttctttttgtacaatTTAAAACAAAACCCCATAAGGCTAAAAgtcatatgaatttatttattttttaatcggGTTCAAGTTGACATGTATCAGATTGACTCATTAATCAACCCAACGGCcaatacaaattatatataaggCTTCTTTTGAACAATTGAGCCTCTCAATGCTTTTAGAGGTAGTGATGCTCCTTCGTTCCCAGCCAGAAACACATTCCATCTACCAAATCTTACCCCTCCTTGCTTCCTTCTTGCTTCTTTCCAACCGGAATGCCAATCAACCGATGAGAAACGCCATCATTTACTTCCTGCCAATCCAACCGGAACACCATTCCACTCATGTCTGTGATCAAACTACACTGGACATCTGCATCAAACTCGCATTCCTTACAATGGTAGGTGAAACCATTACCTCCACGACGACAAACATTACAAATGAAGCTGCTAGAAGCGTAAGGTGCCTTTGTGTAGAGGGTGAGAAGGTGGGGGTGTAGTATTGGGTGCCGGTTTTTTCTGGGTAATTCAACACAagatttatgaagaaaaaatccGCATTGAGCACAACTGTATAATTGTCGGGATGTAGATATAGGAAGCATACACCCATCACATTTTTCGTTGTTCAGAAACTCCTCCTGGGTAAGCTTTAAGTCATGTTGATGACTAAAATGATTGATTTCTTCGGCTATTTCAATTTTATCCTTTCCTATCTTCATCTTCTTGACAAGATAAGCTAATGAGTCAATGGATTCATCTTTGTTTTGAAGCATACCTGTCGACGACTCGAGAGGCTGCTTATCTTTAAATTCCAACATAAATGTTGCATCCGTGTCTCCCTCGCGTGTAGCACAATCAAGGTGGGCaacaaaattgcattttgagcAATAATAAACTCTGTGAGTCTCCACCTTCTTAACACAGAGACGACAAATTTGACGGTCGGATTGATTTACCTGAGAAGAGAGGGTGAGCTCGAGGGCGTGCCGGTGACTAATATGTTTGACAGTCATTGGTAAGGTAGCACATCTAAGGTGGACCATGAGTGAGCATGTGATACATAAGTAAGACACGTTTTTGTCTTCTTTCCCACATGCATCGCAAGTGAAGGAGACAGATTTCCGCAGCAGCTTCAATGGGTGGTCATGAAATTCAGCTTCTACGGTGAGCGGCATAGAAGCGCATTTAAGATGAATGTTAAAATTACAGTGAGAACAATTGTAAGCGAAGCCCGAGTGTGGATGTATATAGTTGTTGCAGAAATAGCATAGCTCATCATCTGGGTTTTCTCTGAGGAGAAGAGGATGTTGCGGGTGCAATAGGTGCTGCAACGTGCGGGGTTGTTTGCCACATGATTTGTGAAGGAAGAAGCTGCACCTTTCGCAACTATAACTAGAACCGGCGAAAATTTCGTTGAGGCACAACTTACAATGGGGTCTTATACCAAAAAATGCCACGTACTCATGCAAGGACAACCGATGCTCATGCATGAACTGTTGAAGCCCCATCTGTCCTATTCCTACAAACAAGACAACTTTCGAATTAGCAATGTCGAtcatataatgaaaaagaaaggaaaagaaaaaagaaatcacacACAAATCGCAAAATTACCAGTAAACAATACTCACAGCAAAGAATCTGATTTTTGCTTCGAAAGGTTAGATCGACTAGAAACACGTCTCTTACTTCTGTTATTCGAAGGGAAAGACTAAGAGTTGAGGGATGTGAGTTTGCGAAGATCAACAATATATGTGATCTTTATATAATCAacggaagaaaaaaacaaaaagaagcaagGAAAGACTAAAGAAAAAAGCAACGAACAtctaaggaaaaagaaaagcaatacGCAAGATTTTAACCATGAATCCCAACATACTTTACTTGCATAGTTAaactttgcatatatatatatatactttaatatTGTGAAAAGTTAAGAGAAGTAAGTCATCTAGATTTCAATATTGACTCCATCCGAAACTACTTAACCTACATTCTTAAATATTGCATATATGCTTTTGAATTTCGTTCAAAACCACAAGTTAAAATAAGCAGGCTCTCTAGATTCCAATCTAACTTCATTGAAAATTACtctataaaagaaaattgaatgaATTGATTTTGATGGAATACCAAAACCATTGAAGAGACCTTTATTATTATAAGAATGAATCTTTACAATGGTAGAAACCTATTTAAACTATACTTGAAGTATTCTAAACAACTGCAATTGCTATGTTAGCTAGCTGGAAACTAAATAGAGATTACATACATTACTGTTACCTAACATTAATCACTTGAAGATTTTATGTTCCAACCTTAGAGTGAGAAGTAGGTTTGAATCCAACTTCACTTCCTTTGCATTTAGTATTGTTAACACTCTATATACATTGTCAAACTtagcatatatatttttgtattgctttcaaaatcatcataaaaataaaaataaaataaataaataacaaaataaaaagttaagaTAAATCAAGCCTATAGATTCCAATGTAGACCCCATTTGAAAATACCTTATCTACATTGTTAAACTTTGCATATCTAATTATGCATTGTGTTCATCACGACAAACAAGTTCTCTATATTCTAATGCTAACACAATTAGAAAATACTCTACATATATTGTTAAACTTTACATATCTACTTTTTGTATTGCTAGCTTTCAAAACCACCATTGAAAAATTTAAGACAAGTAGGTCATCTAGATTCCAATGCCAACTTAATTTGGAAATAATGTACCTACATTGTTGAACTTAGCATATCTAATTTTGTATTGCATTCAAAACCATCATCAAAAAAGTTAAGATAAGCAAGTCTTCTAAATTTCAATGTAGCGTCATCCAAAAACACTTTACCTACATTATTAAACTTTGCATATATGCTTTTGTATTGCGTTTAAAAACCATCGTTGAAAAAGTTAAATTATGTATTCCGT
Coding sequences within it:
- the LOC132168950 gene encoding protein VACUOLELESS GAMETOPHYTES-like; translated protein: MGLQQFMHEHRLSLHEYVAFFGIRPHCKLCLNEIFAGSSYSCERCSFFLHKSCGKQPRTLQHLLHPQHPLLLRENPDDELCYFCNNYIHPHSGFAYNCSHCNFNIHLKCASMPLTVEAEFHDHPLKLLRKSVSFTCDACGKEDKNVSYLCITCSLMVHLRCATLPMTVKHISHRHALELTLSSQVNQSDRQICRLCVKKVETHRVYYCSKCNFVAHLDCATREGDTDATFMLEFKDKQPLESSTGMLQNKDESIDSLAYLVKKMKIGKDKIEIAEEINHFSHQHDLKLTQEEFLNNEKCDGCMLPISTSRQLYSCAQCGFFLHKSCVELPRKNRHPILHPHLLTLYTKAPYASSSFICNVCRRGGNGFTYHCKECEFDADVQCSLITDMSGMVFRLDWQEVNDGVSHRLIGIPVGKKQEGSKEG